The sequence ctttttcccttagattttcttcccaggggaccctacctaccagttctctgagttagttaaaggctgctttttgGAAGTCCATTgcttcactccttcctttccttcgaATCAGGAAATCTCAAATATCATGATTACTTTCACCTAGTTTGCCTTCTACCTTCAGATTGCAACAATTTCCTCTGTTAATCAGAATCAAGGCTAAAATAGCTGCCCCACTTGTTACTTgttccaccttctgaaacaaaaagatgtcccaatacattccaagactTACGGGAATTTTGTGGTTTGCTGGGTCACTTTCCCAACAAATATCTGGGGAGTTAAAATCACCCATTGCTACAAAGTCtcatgttttggatatttctgttaatGGTTCTAAAAATGCCTCATCCGTCCCACTTCCTGCTTTGTGGTGTATAGTAGACCCCTATCATGATGTCACCACTGTTTGGTGCAGCATTTATCTTCACTCAGAGACTTGGGAGTTATGGTAGTGTCCATGTGTATAGACAGTGCTCCCTTGCTTTAAAACTTTTCCATATGCATCTTTTACTTTGCACATATGAGCATTGGAGAAGTTTATATCTGATCAGAACTGTGGCTTTGGTCTATCTCTAAGATTTTGCACTGAAGGAAACAACTGGCTCTTTGTGTGCATGACTATTTCTAGcactgtgtgtatttgtgtggcCACTTCCTTCCATATCTCTCAGTCCTTTCTTGTGTCTAATGGAAGCATACAGTTTGAATTCAGGCACAGCACTTTCACAGCCATCTCCCTTCTGAAATTTTACAGAAGGAGTGACTCAGCTCCAGCCTGCTCAGGGTTACATGCTGGATGGAAACCTCTGCTCTGATTGTTTGGGTATCCAGCAGCTTTAGATGTAGTAGGGACATCTCCATGATTAGTGGGACCTACCTCAATTGCCTCATCACTGTATCTCAGGCTGTAATATTAAGGGGACCTTCTAAAGCCATAAAGGAGGGTCCTATTTCTAATGAACCCATGTCCACAGCATGAGGTTCATTTTTCTGAAAATTGCCCCTTATGCCCCAGTTACTGATTTTGTACAGTGATGTATTAGCTGAGATGTAGAAACTCTCCTTGAGCTGCATGGAAAATAAGAGAAGTGGCCCTTTGGAGACAGGAATAGTAGGAGGAATAGCAggaggacaggagaaaggccatGACTAACTGAAACTGAAAGACTCTAAGAATATTGGCATGAAAGGCAGGTACGGGATGTCTGCTACAATGCACTGTTGTGAGAAAAACTAGCACTCCCAGAGTGCACTCCTGCTGGGCACTGCTGTGAAAAAGTTCAGGGTCCCAGCTGAAGAAGAGTTAAGGGTGGGGAAAGGTATGATGACAAATTCCAAGGAGAAATGTCAAAGTATCTTCTCCCTGTAATTTAGCAGGCACAGATGATGTGATACATGCTTAATAAATGTAGTACATAGATATTCTGCAACCACATTCTAATTTAGTAATGTCAAGGAGTAACTACATAATGCCACCACACATCTTCTCACAAGTGCACTTCTCTCTTTCAGATAGGGGACTCTCTGCCTCCCTTGTGTGTCCCATCAGAAGATTCAGTTCAGAATAGGCCAATTTCCCCCTCTCTTTAGGAGGCTATTAAAGGGGAGGTTGGCCTGTTCTGAACTGCCCCAGTCCCCATGGGCATCCCGTACAGATTACTGTCAAACTCATTGTTCTGGCTCTGCTGTCCTCAAGCAAAAAGTCACAGCCATGGAAGGGGCAAATGTCTTCCTCCTGCTCTGGCAGTGCTGTCTGGAATCCCCATTTTAGAGGGTGTTGCTGCTGATATCCCTGTCTGCTGAAGTCTTGGTCCTGTCCCGTGAGTAGGAAGTGGAGCATGTAACTTCCTCGTTGAAGGCGACCTCCAAGATGCCCTGCACTGATCGGTGTGCCTTCCGCCTGAAGTCCCGCCCCACAAATACGTAGAGCAAAGGGTTGATGCAGCTGTTGGCATAGGCTAGTGCTGTAGAGAGGTGGTCCCACAGTGCCACTGTCTCCCTAAATCTGGTGCCTGGCATAGCTAGGAGAGACAGTGCCTCAACTGTGTGAAATGGAGCCCAGCAGACAAAGAATGCTACTACCACAACCAGGATCACTCGCAGGGTCTTACCACGGGGTTTGGTAAATCGGGCTCCATGCATCTTGACGGCAATAAGGATGTAGCAAGCTGCAATTATGctaaagggaaggaggaagccaAAAACAATCCTGGTAATACTGATGGTCAGTAGGGTGGCTGGCCGACTGCTGTAGGAGAAGTAATCATTCAAGTTCCCCAGTAAGTCAGTATCATTGTAAAGGCTGCTAGAAATATCAGCACTGGAGAAACCAACAGGATTTTCATCTAGGGATATGCCAGAGCTCAACGCTGAATCATTCCCGTTCCCGTAATCCATATAATCTCCATAATCCCTACCATCTCCAAATTGATAATGACACACAGTTTTGCCGAATTCATCTGTGAAGGTCTCACGGTAGAGGAAGGCAGGACAGCACATAAGAAAGGCCAGGAGCCAGATACAACCACACATCACTGATGCAAGCCTCACAGTACGGTGGTTCTGACACCAAACTGGTTTCATTACCATCAAGCACCGGTCAATGCTGATGACAGTGAGGAGAAAGACACTGGCAAACATGTTGAGGATGATGGCTGATGGGATAACCTTGCAGAGGAAGTGGCCATATGGCCAGTACTCATGGAGGATCAGGTGAATGATGGAGAATGGCAGAGACATGCAGCACAGGAAGTCAGCCATGGCAAGGTGCAGGAACCACACAGTGTTCACGGTCCGCTTCATTTTCAGGCCAGCCACCCAGATCACCAAGCCATTGCCCAGGAGACCCAGGATAAAGGTGACAATGAAGATAATTAAGGAACAAATTATTTCTGGTGCGTACTGTAGCGTGGCACCATCATCTGGCTTGTAGGTGCTGTTACTCCTCAGGAGCAGAGACATAGTCTTTAGATACTGGTGGCAAAAAAATAGAAGATCATTTGCTATACCATTAACACACCCCATTGCCAGCTGTATGTGCCCAACCCCAAGATTATGCTTTCTGTATGTATCAAAACATCTTTGTGTGGCTTGTCAGGAGTAGAGGTTGAACCTAGAAGCTA is a genomic window of Lepidochelys kempii isolate rLepKem1 chromosome 1, rLepKem1.hap2, whole genome shotgun sequence containing:
- the LOC140905899 gene encoding C3a anaphylatoxin chemotactic receptor-like, translated to MSLLLRSNSTYKPDDGATLQYAPEIICSLIIFIVTFILGLLGNGLVIWVAGLKMKRTVNTVWFLHLAMADFLCCMSLPFSIIHLILHEYWPYGHFLCKVIPSAIILNMFASVFLLTVISIDRCLMVMKPVWCQNHRTVRLASVMCGCIWLLAFLMCCPAFLYRETFTDEFGKTVCHYQFGDGRDYGDYMDYGNGNDSALSSGISLDENPVGFSSADISSSLYNDTDLLGNLNDYFSYSSRPATLLTISITRIVFGFLLPFSIIAACYILIAVKMHGARFTKPRGKTLRVILVVVVAFFVCWAPFHTVEALSLLAMPGTRFRETVALWDHLSTALAYANSCINPLLYVFVGRDFRRKAHRSVQGILEVAFNEEVTCSTSYSRDRTKTSADRDISSNTL